A region from the Leptospira venezuelensis genome encodes:
- a CDS encoding ammonium transporter: MKIAQKLIALLILIAPVLIWGQDATPAPAAPAAPTLDKGDTAWMIVASTFVFFMIPGLALFYGGIVRSKNVLSTMMHSFVAILVLTIQWTVFGYSLAFSGDSPFFGDFQLLLLNGITDETLEGTIPKYIHFLFQGMFALITPALISGAIAERVKLSGYIVFILAWSTLVYDPVAHWVWSANGWLFKKTALDFAGGTVVHLISGIAGLAAAIVLGKRKGEGPALIAPNNLTYTLIGAGFLWFGWFGFNAGSGLATNGQAARAFVVTLVAPATAGAVWLLIEYLHTKKATALGAASGIVAGLVVITPAAGFVDATGALIMGAIVSPICYGAILLKGKLGYDDSLDAFGIHGVGGAIGAILTGVFALANYIPEGVTRGDQIIVQIISVVATGAYSIVVSLILVFIIEKTIGFRISEEKEIAGLDSEIHGEKGYII, translated from the coding sequence ATGAAAATTGCCCAAAAACTTATCGCGCTCTTGATCTTAATCGCTCCAGTACTGATCTGGGGTCAAGACGCTACACCAGCACCAGCCGCACCTGCTGCCCCTACTTTGGATAAAGGGGATACCGCATGGATGATCGTGGCTTCCACTTTCGTGTTCTTCATGATCCCAGGACTCGCGCTGTTCTACGGCGGTATCGTAAGATCTAAGAACGTTCTTTCTACGATGATGCACAGCTTTGTTGCAATACTTGTCCTAACTATCCAATGGACAGTATTCGGATACAGCTTAGCATTCTCCGGCGATAGTCCATTTTTCGGCGATTTTCAACTTCTACTGTTGAATGGAATTACCGACGAAACTTTGGAAGGAACTATTCCGAAATACATTCACTTCCTTTTCCAAGGAATGTTCGCGCTAATCACTCCGGCTTTAATTTCCGGTGCGATTGCAGAAAGAGTGAAACTTTCCGGTTACATCGTTTTCATTCTAGCATGGTCTACCTTAGTTTACGATCCAGTCGCGCACTGGGTATGGTCCGCTAACGGTTGGTTATTCAAAAAGACTGCATTGGATTTCGCAGGTGGAACAGTAGTTCACTTGATTTCCGGTATCGCAGGTTTGGCTGCAGCAATCGTATTAGGAAAACGTAAGGGAGAAGGCCCTGCACTTATCGCTCCGAACAACTTGACTTACACCTTAATCGGTGCGGGATTCCTTTGGTTCGGATGGTTTGGATTTAACGCAGGTTCTGGTCTTGCCACTAACGGTCAGGCCGCAAGAGCTTTTGTTGTTACCTTAGTTGCTCCTGCAACAGCTGGCGCAGTTTGGTTATTAATCGAATATCTTCACACTAAAAAAGCTACTGCTCTTGGAGCAGCTTCTGGGATCGTTGCAGGTCTGGTTGTAATCACTCCAGCTGCAGGTTTTGTGGACGCAACTGGCGCATTGATTATGGGAGCAATTGTATCCCCAATCTGTTACGGTGCTATTCTGCTGAAAGGTAAGCTCGGATACGATGACTCTTTGGACGCTTTCGGAATTCACGGCGTTGGTGGAGCTATCGGTGCGATCCTTACAGGTGTATTTGCACTTGCGAATTACATTCCTGAAGGAGTTACTCGCGGAGACCAGATTATCGTTCAGATCATCAGTGTTGTAGCAACCGGTGCTTATTCTATCGTAGTATCCTTGATCTTAGTGTTTATCATCGAGAAAACAATCGGATTCAGGATTTCCGAAGAGAAAGAGATTGCTGGACTCGATTCCGAGATTCACGGAGAAAAAGGTTATATTATATAA
- a CDS encoding P-II family nitrogen regulator → MKLIVAIIQPHKLEEVKAELTKNEIYRLTVSDVQGYGQQKGKTEVFRGHEYQVNLLRKVRLEIAVNDEFVKPTVDAILKAAKTGDGKIGDGKILILPLEDVIRIRTGERGSSAI, encoded by the coding sequence ATGAAATTAATCGTAGCAATTATCCAGCCCCATAAACTGGAAGAGGTTAAAGCGGAGCTTACTAAGAATGAAATTTATAGACTTACCGTAAGCGACGTGCAAGGCTACGGGCAGCAAAAAGGTAAGACTGAAGTATTTCGCGGACATGAATACCAAGTAAACCTTCTGAGAAAAGTAAGATTGGAGATCGCAGTAAACGATGAGTTCGTAAAACCTACTGTTGATGCGATCTTGAAAGCTGCCAAAACTGGCGACGGAAAGATCGGAGACGGAAAAATATTAATTCTTCCTCTCGAAGATGTAATCCGTATTCGCACAGGAGAAAGAGGAAGCTCAGCGATTTAA
- a CDS encoding tetratricopeptide repeat protein: MKNKYLVFLICFLFVLEILGDTIPEDYPEIKRVLESGNVNQAQDMLDPLLQSKPSDPTLALYQAEIWIRKAETYYQEGRKLSSFEFFKKAYEVWPNHNLVRTRYWELQGKKLKDSVPKANGNYGSINNTGKGNNAQKTVFVFDPELQELSAELRQEMKKNIAELQELRAASEDTRSWSRWIWLSAGAIIGFGLGIVTSVFRRK, translated from the coding sequence ATGAAAAATAAATATTTAGTTTTTCTAATCTGTTTCCTATTCGTACTAGAAATTCTCGGGGATACTATACCTGAGGATTATCCTGAAATAAAAAGGGTTCTTGAATCAGGAAATGTAAACCAAGCACAAGATATGTTGGACCCTTTACTTCAGTCCAAACCTTCTGATCCAACACTTGCATTGTACCAAGCTGAAATTTGGATACGCAAAGCGGAAACTTATTATCAAGAAGGAAGAAAACTTTCTTCATTCGAATTTTTCAAAAAAGCATACGAAGTTTGGCCTAATCATAATCTAGTTAGAACAAGATATTGGGAATTACAAGGGAAGAAGTTAAAAGACTCCGTACCAAAAGCCAATGGGAACTATGGATCGATCAACAATACTGGAAAAGGAAACAACGCACAAAAAACCGTATTTGTATTTGATCCTGAACTACAAGAGCTTTCCGCAGAATTAAGACAGGAAATGAAAAAGAATATTGCTGAATTGCAAGAACTAAGAGCGGCTTCAGAAGATACAAGATCTTGGTCGAGATGGATTTGGTTATCTGCCGGTGCTATCATCGGATTCGGACTTGGAATCGTTACTTCGGTATTTCGCCGCAAATAG
- a CDS encoding kelch repeat-containing protein, whose amino-acid sequence MKLKNMFVMVLGFLAISLIQCENSPFLEGTNNTTNKVEWFQVSLGAKQTTLNWGCSSPTKAWLAYGKNSPESVKASMTSEKIHSVQMDHLEPNTDYTAYPYCGEMSAEKIYSVPFKTWISDDPIRTRGIWIVGGIGADRKPVAEIDLYDPVENKWYPTISRMPTPRAYASVVNHKGIIFVIGGVTDVAGSFVISNKVEAYDPISNIWKSYADLPTNIQGAVATSVENNIYVLSGTTTMDMTTGTLTNQVYKLFPETPAGSTGTWVNYTSSTNIFKKIDMSSCTIGGTLFFTGGRFFNSGNPDPSSDVYVPSANAVTSFNEPSLTGDSRHGAGIACIRPQAGDPFPADRSGIIAAGGSTTGSITQPAGIISPSFQFDYLSTEPTAASFTAGPSIPIARYFPSVEYSYENRKAYVMGGAVSLNVPSTNVYAIEVNLSGAVGGPWETAGLAAMPRARYAHSAVIISR is encoded by the coding sequence ATGAAATTGAAAAATATGTTTGTGATGGTCTTGGGATTTTTGGCAATCTCTTTGATCCAATGTGAAAACTCTCCTTTTTTAGAAGGTACGAATAATACTACAAATAAAGTGGAATGGTTTCAAGTCTCCTTAGGTGCAAAACAAACCACACTTAACTGGGGTTGCTCCTCTCCGACTAAAGCCTGGCTTGCTTATGGCAAGAACTCCCCCGAATCAGTTAAAGCTTCTATGACGAGTGAAAAAATCCACTCAGTCCAAATGGATCACCTAGAGCCTAACACCGATTATACGGCTTATCCATATTGCGGGGAAATGTCCGCCGAAAAGATCTATTCTGTTCCGTTCAAAACTTGGATCAGCGACGACCCGATTAGAACAAGAGGGATTTGGATAGTCGGAGGTATAGGCGCAGATCGTAAGCCTGTGGCAGAAATCGACCTATACGATCCTGTAGAAAATAAATGGTACCCTACAATTAGCAGAATGCCGACACCGAGAGCTTACGCATCGGTAGTAAATCATAAAGGAATTATTTTTGTAATCGGAGGCGTCACGGATGTTGCCGGTTCTTTCGTCATTAGCAATAAGGTAGAAGCATACGATCCTATTTCAAATATTTGGAAGTCTTATGCAGATTTGCCTACAAATATTCAAGGCGCAGTCGCTACTTCTGTAGAAAACAATATCTATGTTCTTTCGGGCACTACCACTATGGATATGACTACCGGCACTCTAACAAACCAAGTGTATAAACTTTTTCCCGAAACTCCCGCAGGAAGTACTGGAACTTGGGTGAACTATACTTCTTCTACGAATATATTCAAAAAAATTGATATGTCCAGTTGCACAATCGGAGGAACATTATTCTTTACGGGAGGACGATTTTTTAATAGTGGAAATCCAGATCCTTCTTCGGATGTATATGTTCCTTCTGCAAACGCGGTTACTTCTTTTAATGAACCGAGCCTAACTGGTGACTCAAGACATGGTGCCGGAATTGCTTGTATTCGCCCTCAGGCAGGAGATCCTTTTCCGGCAGATCGTAGCGGGATTATTGCAGCAGGTGGTTCTACTACCGGAAGCATTACACAACCAGCCGGAATTATCAGCCCTAGTTTTCAATTTGACTATCTAAGCACTGAGCCGACTGCAGCTTCCTTCACTGCCGGACCTTCTATCCCCATAGCTCGATATTTTCCTTCCGTAGAATATTCTTATGAGAATAGAAAGGCGTACGTTATGGGCGGTGCTGTTAGTTTGAATGTTCCGAGCACAAACGTTTATGCAATCGAAGTAAATCTATCAGGAGCTGTAGGAGGTCCTTGGGAAACCGCTGGGTTAGCAGCAATGCCTAGAGCAAGATACGCTCATTCTGCAGTGATCATTAGCAGGTAA